From a region of the Gemmatimonas sp. genome:
- a CDS encoding S8 family peptidase, with protein MKNRSFAVKSSLAAAAMALAACSPEQSSLTSPAEASLAAAPQASIARAPEFVPGEVIVRFKPGASTASRGEIMRSANARVGEKIVTAAMRGRGDNEGITVMRTSMNVPDAIAAMRGRADVEYAEPNWIYTTDAVTDTYYANGSLWGMYGSGTTPSNQFGIGGNSAWAAGANCGDVVIGIIDEGYMYTHPELAGNAFKNPGEIAANGVDDDGNGYVDDVYGWDFAGNNNSVFDGAGDDHGTHVAGTIGAAGNGTGVVGVCSSVKLMSGKFLGSQGGTTANAVKAVDYFTDMKVRHNLNLPATSNSWGGGGFSQTLADAISRANTANILFVAAAGNSTYNCDTSTACYPAEYTSANVLTVASITSTGAISSFSNYGATTVDIGAPGSGIWSTVPVASRGKTVTAGYASYSGTSMATPHVSGAVAYYAFRHPGSSASDIKTAILGAAILTPSLSGKVVTNGRLNVAGF; from the coding sequence ATGAAGAACCGTTCATTTGCGGTGAAGTCTTCGTTGGCGGCTGCAGCGATGGCGTTGGCCGCCTGTTCCCCCGAACAGTCCTCGCTGACGTCGCCCGCTGAGGCCTCGCTGGCGGCCGCGCCGCAGGCCTCGATTGCGCGCGCGCCGGAGTTCGTGCCGGGCGAAGTGATCGTGCGATTCAAGCCCGGTGCGTCGACGGCATCGCGCGGCGAGATCATGCGGTCGGCGAATGCACGGGTCGGCGAGAAGATCGTGACGGCGGCAATGCGTGGCCGTGGCGACAACGAGGGGATCACGGTGATGCGCACGTCGATGAACGTGCCGGATGCGATCGCGGCGATGCGCGGACGCGCCGATGTCGAGTATGCCGAGCCAAATTGGATTTACACGACGGACGCCGTGACCGACACGTACTATGCCAACGGATCGCTGTGGGGCATGTATGGCTCGGGAACCACGCCCTCGAATCAGTTCGGCATTGGCGGCAACTCAGCGTGGGCCGCGGGTGCCAACTGCGGTGATGTGGTGATCGGCATCATCGACGAAGGCTACATGTACACGCACCCGGAGCTCGCCGGCAACGCGTTCAAGAATCCGGGTGAGATCGCGGCAAATGGCGTCGATGATGACGGCAACGGCTACGTGGATGACGTGTACGGCTGGGACTTCGCCGGCAACAACAACTCGGTGTTCGACGGCGCCGGAGACGATCACGGCACGCACGTCGCGGGCACGATCGGAGCGGCCGGAAACGGCACCGGGGTCGTCGGCGTGTGTAGCTCAGTAAAGTTGATGAGCGGCAAGTTTCTTGGCAGCCAAGGGGGCACGACGGCGAACGCGGTCAAGGCGGTGGATTATTTCACCGATATGAAAGTGCGACATAACCTCAACCTCCCCGCCACCAGCAACTCGTGGGGCGGTGGTGGCTTCTCGCAGACGCTCGCCGACGCAATCAGTCGCGCAAACACGGCGAACATTTTGTTCGTGGCCGCCGCCGGAAACAGCACGTACAATTGTGATACCTCCACCGCCTGCTATCCGGCCGAGTACACGAGTGCCAACGTGCTCACCGTGGCGTCGATCACCAGCACGGGCGCGATCAGCTCCTTCTCGAACTACGGCGCGACCACGGTCGACATCGGCGCGCCGGGCAGCGGTATTTGGTCCACTGTTCCGGTAGCGTCTCGCGGCAAGACAGTTACGGCAGGTTACGCGAGCTACAGCGGGACGTCGATGGCGACGCCGCACGTGAGTGGTGCCGTGGCATACTACGCGTTTCGTCATCCCGGTTCATCTGCCAGCGACATCAAAACCGCCATCCTCGGTGCGGCTATTCTCACGCCGTCGCTGAGCGGCAAGGTCGTCACCAACGGCCGCCTGAACGTCGCCGGCTTCTAA
- the queG gene encoding tRNA epoxyqueuosine(34) reductase QueG, translating to MGTNGAADFTRRLKAQAFGLGFDLVGITTLGTPATRARFDTWLEAGHQGEMGYLAGEGAELRRDTRRPHAGATHAIVLATQYGGRAPSGPVARYARGDDYHELLRERTRALHHWLEAELGHPVNARPYVDSGPVLERDLAQRAGLGWFGKNTMLINPTAGSFFFLSSLFFALGSDVALVVDEPFEADRCGSCTRCLDACPTQAFTGPRVLDATQCISYLTIELRGAIPESLREAIGGLLYGCDVCQEVCPWNVSFTTALREAAFRPREMFLDAGSREGTRALAREILMMDAADYAAAFKGSAIKRAKLWMLKRNACVVLGNVGTAEDLAVLEAMLTHQHEVVREHAAWATAQLQPNRVL from the coding sequence ATGGGCACGAACGGCGCAGCGGATTTCACGCGGCGTCTCAAAGCGCAGGCCTTCGGCCTCGGCTTTGACCTGGTCGGGATTACCACGCTCGGGACGCCGGCCACGCGGGCCCGGTTCGACACCTGGCTCGAGGCCGGGCATCAGGGGGAGATGGGCTATCTCGCTGGTGAGGGCGCCGAGCTACGACGCGATACCCGCCGGCCGCACGCGGGGGCGACGCACGCGATCGTGCTGGCCACCCAATACGGTGGCCGTGCGCCCAGCGGGCCGGTGGCGCGGTACGCGCGTGGCGACGACTACCATGAACTGCTGCGCGAACGGACACGAGCGTTGCACCATTGGCTGGAAGCGGAACTCGGCCATCCGGTGAACGCGCGGCCGTACGTGGACAGTGGGCCGGTGCTGGAGCGCGACCTCGCGCAGCGCGCGGGACTCGGGTGGTTCGGCAAGAACACGATGCTGATCAACCCGACGGCGGGTTCGTTCTTCTTCTTGTCGTCGCTGTTTTTCGCGCTGGGGTCGGACGTTGCCCTCGTCGTTGATGAGCCCTTCGAGGCCGACCGCTGCGGGAGTTGCACGCGTTGCCTCGACGCGTGTCCCACGCAGGCGTTCACCGGCCCCCGCGTGCTCGATGCCACGCAGTGTATCAGTTATCTCACGATCGAGCTGCGCGGGGCGATTCCGGAAAGCCTTCGCGAGGCGATCGGTGGCTTGCTGTACGGGTGCGACGTGTGTCAGGAGGTGTGTCCGTGGAACGTGTCGTTCACGACCGCGTTGCGTGAAGCGGCGTTCCGTCCGCGCGAGATGTTTCTCGATGCGGGATCACGTGAGGGCACGCGGGCGTTGGCGCGGGAGATACTCATGATGGACGCGGCGGATTACGCGGCGGCGTTCAAGGGCAGCGCGATCAAGCGGGCGAAGTTGTGGATGCTCAAGCGGAATGCGTGTGTGGTGCTGGGGAATGTTGGTACGGCAGAGGATCTTGCGGTGCTCGAGGCGATGCTCACGCATCAGCACGAGGTCGTGCGGGAACATGCGGCGTGGGCAACGGCGCAGTTGCAGCCGAACCGCGTACTCTAG
- a CDS encoding HDOD domain-containing protein: protein MTTVSINDQIVHSALKRVTTVATLPVSAMRIMKIAEDPTSTEDALLEVLEGDPPLAARVLKVVNSAFYGRPRQVGSTAAAMRLLGVNAIRNVALAASLNRLFRGGRTVPGFEADELWTHAVAVGTAARRIAERCRGIPQEEAMLAGLLHDIGILVAIQASPTEFALLIAATSRDPALSFAEAESQWLGATHEAFGKALCEQWRFPDALAKACGHHHDPMTLAPADQRLPAIIHVADVIAGRVGGGYTRSVGRDAPADGVCELLGLGTADLADIEAQLSSDVEKTLGLLAA, encoded by the coding sequence ATGACCACGGTGAGTATCAACGACCAGATCGTACACAGTGCGCTGAAGCGGGTGACCACGGTGGCTACGCTGCCGGTGAGCGCAATGCGCATCATGAAGATTGCCGAGGACCCGACGTCAACCGAAGACGCCTTACTCGAGGTCCTCGAAGGCGACCCGCCGCTCGCCGCGCGCGTGCTGAAGGTCGTGAACTCGGCGTTCTACGGACGTCCGCGTCAGGTGGGGTCCACAGCGGCCGCCATGCGATTGCTCGGCGTGAACGCGATCCGCAACGTTGCCCTGGCCGCCAGCCTCAACCGGCTCTTTCGAGGTGGTCGCACCGTGCCGGGTTTCGAGGCCGATGAATTGTGGACGCACGCGGTCGCGGTTGGAACCGCGGCGCGACGGATTGCCGAACGCTGTCGTGGCATCCCGCAAGAGGAGGCGATGCTGGCGGGCCTGCTGCACGACATCGGCATACTGGTGGCGATTCAGGCGTCGCCCACGGAATTCGCCTTGCTGATCGCGGCGACGTCGCGGGACCCGGCGTTGTCCTTCGCCGAGGCGGAGTCACAGTGGTTGGGTGCCACCCACGAGGCGTTTGGCAAGGCGCTGTGCGAACAATGGCGCTTTCCCGACGCGCTCGCGAAAGCGTGCGGGCATCACCACGATCCGATGACGCTCGCGCCGGCCGACCAGCGACTGCCGGCCATCATTCACGTGGCGGATGTGATTGCCGGCCGGGTGGGCGGTGGGTACACGCGCAGCGTGGGGCGCGACGCGCCGGCTGATGGGGTGTGTGAGCTGCTCGGGCTCGGCACGGCCGATCTGGCAGACATCGAAGCACAACTCAGCAGTGATGTAGAAAAGACATTGGGACTACTCGCCGCGTGA
- a CDS encoding Fic family protein, whose translation MPPRPRTTPRERALAWWKERVDADRYVVPSSESPAPAVARLLRADRLILEVANRRVWILTEPDRTDDRGIFLRNYWLVVAELLRRWAPAAAVGIPAVQLHLGETAPPKVLPAIHSANASRYAIELFDEFRLHLRPGSITTAQIVDVAAQGAAVSVLKAASLLTTLDLAELELGMEPTSAWLRHLVLRTPDLDAALTERPRPLVLARLGELAKGLGNVGLSKQIDAAVGAISTFPPSAAATGVGTRLVVPATLTGLPRGTGQPWLDRQLMALERFRGVLDSLLELRVGPPPGLSLARLIGNARQAKQYDAYHNTTMEGYRITKDVSDAVVNGTPLPETSSHEELRAIMAVQGYSRAFDMVIDLVRTRPAPTIDEALILDLYVALFRPSVDAGIVTEDELRGWRSINVGLAGGWRHAPPAHAKVPSLIGGLSAFVAQSDLRPLTRAVLTQLEFVTIHPFLDGNGRLGRLLMNYALLDAGYPWVTIRSDEKRPYFQALERAQVESEIETLGEFLAVHIRHAADTAKGSAPAANRRRR comes from the coding sequence ATGCCCCCTCGCCCCCGTACCACGCCGCGCGAAAGGGCCTTGGCATGGTGGAAGGAACGCGTCGATGCCGATCGGTACGTCGTCCCCAGTTCTGAATCGCCCGCGCCTGCCGTCGCGCGCCTGCTCCGCGCCGACCGCCTCATCCTCGAGGTAGCAAACCGGCGCGTCTGGATCCTGACCGAACCCGACCGAACGGACGACCGGGGCATCTTCCTCCGAAACTACTGGCTCGTCGTCGCGGAGCTTCTGCGCCGATGGGCCCCCGCCGCCGCCGTGGGTATTCCGGCGGTCCAGTTGCACCTTGGCGAGACCGCGCCGCCGAAAGTGCTCCCGGCCATCCATAGCGCGAACGCCAGTCGCTACGCCATCGAGCTGTTCGACGAGTTTCGTTTGCATCTCCGACCCGGATCGATCACGACGGCCCAGATCGTCGACGTGGCGGCCCAAGGTGCCGCCGTCAGCGTCCTGAAGGCGGCCAGCCTTCTGACGACCCTCGACCTCGCGGAGCTCGAGCTCGGAATGGAACCCACGAGCGCGTGGCTCCGACACCTCGTGCTTCGGACGCCGGATCTCGACGCAGCACTGACCGAGCGGCCGCGACCCCTGGTCCTCGCGCGCCTTGGCGAACTCGCGAAGGGACTCGGCAACGTCGGGCTTTCGAAACAGATCGATGCAGCCGTCGGAGCAATTTCCACGTTTCCGCCGTCCGCCGCCGCGACAGGCGTCGGCACAAGGCTCGTCGTGCCCGCTACGCTGACCGGACTCCCCCGGGGCACAGGTCAGCCGTGGCTGGACCGGCAGCTCATGGCGCTTGAGCGATTCCGGGGCGTGCTCGACAGCCTCTTGGAGCTCCGGGTGGGCCCACCCCCGGGGCTGTCACTCGCGCGACTCATCGGCAATGCGCGCCAGGCGAAGCAATACGACGCCTACCACAACACCACGATGGAAGGGTACCGCATCACGAAGGACGTGTCGGACGCCGTGGTGAACGGCACCCCACTCCCGGAGACCTCCAGTCACGAGGAACTGCGGGCCATCATGGCCGTGCAGGGGTACAGTCGGGCCTTCGACATGGTCATCGACCTCGTGCGCACTCGGCCGGCGCCGACGATCGACGAGGCGCTCATCCTCGACTTGTACGTGGCACTCTTTCGGCCGTCGGTGGACGCCGGCATCGTGACTGAAGACGAGTTGCGCGGCTGGCGCTCCATCAACGTCGGTCTCGCGGGCGGCTGGCGCCACGCGCCGCCCGCGCACGCCAAGGTCCCAAGTCTGATAGGCGGTTTGAGCGCGTTCGTGGCGCAGTCTGATCTCCGTCCGCTCACGCGCGCGGTACTCACACAGTTGGAGTTCGTCACCATTCATCCGTTCCTCGACGGCAACGGTCGCCTCGGGCGCCTGCTCATGAACTACGCGCTCCTCGACGCCGGCTACCCGTGGGTGACCATCCGATCAGACGAAAAGCGCCCCTACTTTCAGGCGCTCGAGCGCGCGCAGGTGGAGAGTGAGATCGAGACGCTCGGCGAGTTCCTCGCCGTGCACATCAGGCACGCGGCGGACACGGCGAAGGGCAGTGCGCCCGCAGCGAATCGTCGCCGCCGATAG
- a CDS encoding nucleoside triphosphate pyrophosphohydrolase family protein gives MTLDEYQELAARTLGRDRTHEQQLANAALGLTGEAGEVAEVIKKHLFHATPLDQDALAKELGDCLWYIGAFAIVLGLSMDDIAQRNIDKLRKRYPEGFDTERSRNRTD, from the coding sequence ATGACCCTCGACGAGTATCAGGAACTCGCCGCCCGCACGCTCGGGCGCGACCGCACGCACGAACAGCAACTCGCCAACGCAGCCCTCGGCCTCACCGGTGAAGCCGGCGAAGTCGCCGAAGTAATCAAGAAACATCTCTTCCACGCCACGCCGCTCGACCAGGATGCGCTGGCCAAAGAGCTCGGCGACTGCCTCTGGTACATCGGCGCGTTCGCCATCGTGCTTGGACTCAGCATGGACGACATCGCGCAGCGCAACATCGACAAGCTGCGTAAGCGCTACCCCGAAGGGTTCGACACCGAGCGTAGTCGCAACCGCACGGACTAG
- a CDS encoding ATP-binding protein has product MPHPEPSPSAENTSSRQRPWWVDTLMLIGCIAVAELCLHHAIELADLEVSEWTRSLIGASGLALLIGPLFAWMMYRRHVDARMALDRFSRSGRVPNSPHTRVRVAVLGSMGVIAALLAATLWGQVSATARLAQTAELVNLAGHQRMFAQRIARFASGAIETSADADEIRLLTERMGAGAARLDTMTAAFEVAAFAAAKNARDAIVVSAGPREALAASTLRMLAEPLASAERRAEASVLVKRADVVTADAERTVRMLQKYSEERIQRSVRSSWTIALLMQLVIGIMAILVIEPVIRLLKRQHENASARSVEFRRLAMVAERTSNAVVITDAARYITWVNDGFTRLTGYSFDEALGRSPGELLQSENTDQATVRALHAALNEGAPVRCEILNRSKDGQEYWLDLSIEPLHENGQLTGFIAIETEITDQVRTREALEAQRFLAETSFGELQRTASMLEEAQSVASLGSWSYDIATDHIEWSREIFRLYGRNPQNGPPGYEDMLTDLIPADAVRLNAAVQVTATDGTPYSLIMRTARGANDVRYVRGEGRARRDRDGQVTGLFGTVMDVTAAIEREEALQLAQERAEAASRSKSEFLANMSHEIRTPLTAILGYTDLLRDEAIRQGAPDEQLQSMGTIRRAGEHLLSVINDILDLSKIEAGRMAIEHVEMDLPRVLFDVDSLMRSRAAQKGVQLHTRLLTPIPERMLSDPTRVRQILMNLIGNAAKFTSHGHIDIQVDQTTLDGAPAVRIAIVDTGPGMTPEQAATLFQPFVQADTSVTRKHGGTGLGLTISRRLASLMGGDVQLVQSTLGEGSTFAVMLPLLAVDGTRQVEDLHACVSASPTLTETGAYAVALQGRILLAEDGEDNQLLISHHLRKAGAVVVVAEHGQRALDLILEANAAGSPFGLLVTDMQMPEMDGYTLARTLRAQNNSIPIVALTAHAMAEDRQKCLDAGCDDYATKPIDRGALIATCARWMQMTADHPVTAATIDIFPPPTLYSEMRDDPDFTELVDAFIAGLPAKIARLEQAYRDGALHDLARFAHQLKGAAGGYGYPSISLAARDVEAHSKARVTADGTFDPGVDLAEAVSVLLDQCHLAVRTMERVS; this is encoded by the coding sequence ATGCCGCACCCCGAACCCAGCCCGTCCGCCGAGAACACGTCGTCGCGTCAGCGCCCGTGGTGGGTCGACACGCTGATGCTGATCGGATGCATCGCCGTCGCCGAGCTCTGTTTGCATCACGCGATCGAGCTGGCGGATCTCGAGGTGAGCGAGTGGACGAGAAGCCTGATCGGGGCGTCCGGTCTGGCGCTGCTGATCGGCCCGTTGTTCGCGTGGATGATGTACCGGCGCCACGTCGATGCCCGCATGGCCCTCGATCGCTTCAGCCGTTCGGGACGCGTTCCAAACAGCCCGCACACGCGAGTGCGCGTGGCGGTGCTGGGGTCGATGGGCGTCATCGCTGCCTTGTTGGCTGCCACGCTTTGGGGTCAGGTCTCGGCTACGGCGCGCCTTGCGCAGACCGCTGAGCTGGTGAATCTCGCTGGTCATCAGCGCATGTTCGCCCAGCGCATCGCCCGCTTCGCGAGTGGCGCGATTGAGACGTCGGCCGATGCGGACGAGATACGATTACTCACCGAACGCATGGGCGCCGGCGCGGCGCGACTCGACACCATGACGGCGGCCTTCGAAGTCGCGGCCTTTGCCGCCGCGAAGAACGCCCGTGATGCCATCGTCGTGTCCGCCGGGCCGCGCGAAGCGCTGGCGGCGTCGACCCTCCGGATGTTGGCCGAACCACTCGCGAGTGCAGAACGCCGCGCTGAAGCCAGCGTGCTCGTGAAGCGCGCCGACGTCGTGACCGCCGATGCTGAGCGGACGGTAAGAATGTTGCAAAAGTATTCCGAGGAACGCATTCAACGCAGCGTGCGCTCCTCATGGACCATTGCCCTGCTCATGCAACTCGTGATCGGCATCATGGCAATCCTCGTGATTGAGCCGGTCATCCGCTTGCTGAAACGACAGCACGAGAACGCGTCGGCGCGTAGCGTCGAGTTCCGACGGCTCGCGATGGTGGCCGAACGCACCAGCAACGCGGTCGTCATCACCGATGCGGCGCGTTATATCACCTGGGTGAACGATGGGTTCACACGGCTTACCGGCTACTCGTTCGACGAGGCGCTCGGCCGGAGTCCGGGAGAATTGCTGCAAAGTGAAAACACGGACCAGGCGACCGTGCGGGCACTCCACGCGGCGTTGAATGAGGGTGCGCCAGTGCGCTGCGAAATTCTGAATCGGAGCAAAGACGGCCAAGAGTACTGGCTCGACCTGTCGATCGAGCCGCTGCATGAAAACGGTCAGCTCACCGGCTTCATCGCCATCGAGACCGAGATCACCGATCAAGTCCGCACGCGAGAAGCGTTGGAAGCTCAACGTTTCCTGGCCGAGACGTCGTTCGGCGAACTGCAGCGCACCGCCAGCATGCTGGAGGAGGCACAATCGGTGGCGAGTCTCGGGAGCTGGTCGTATGACATCGCGACAGATCACATCGAGTGGTCACGGGAAATCTTTCGGCTTTACGGGCGCAATCCACAGAACGGTCCGCCGGGCTATGAGGATATGCTCACCGACTTGATTCCCGCCGACGCCGTGCGGCTCAATGCGGCGGTGCAGGTGACGGCGACCGACGGCACGCCGTACTCGCTGATCATGCGCACGGCGCGGGGCGCCAACGATGTCCGCTACGTGCGCGGTGAGGGGCGTGCGCGCCGTGACCGAGATGGGCAGGTCACGGGCCTCTTCGGCACCGTCATGGATGTCACGGCCGCCATCGAGCGCGAGGAAGCACTGCAGTTGGCGCAGGAACGCGCGGAGGCGGCGAGCCGGAGCAAGAGCGAATTCCTGGCCAACATGAGCCACGAAATTCGCACGCCGCTTACCGCCATTCTCGGTTACACCGATCTCCTGAGGGATGAAGCCATTCGTCAGGGAGCACCCGACGAGCAGCTCCAGTCGATGGGGACGATTCGTCGCGCCGGTGAGCATCTGCTCTCGGTGATCAATGACATTCTCGACCTGTCCAAGATCGAGGCTGGTCGGATGGCCATCGAGCACGTCGAAATGGATTTGCCGCGAGTGCTCTTTGACGTCGACAGTCTGATGCGATCGCGCGCCGCGCAGAAGGGCGTGCAACTGCACACGCGTCTGCTCACGCCGATCCCCGAGCGCATGTTGTCGGATCCGACGCGCGTGCGTCAGATCCTCATGAATCTGATCGGCAATGCGGCCAAGTTCACGTCACACGGACACATCGACATTCAAGTCGACCAGACGACGCTCGACGGGGCGCCGGCCGTGCGCATCGCGATCGTGGATACCGGACCGGGCATGACACCGGAACAGGCGGCGACACTCTTTCAGCCGTTCGTCCAGGCCGACACCTCTGTCACGCGGAAGCATGGCGGAACGGGCTTGGGGCTGACGATTAGTCGTCGCCTCGCCAGTTTGATGGGCGGTGATGTGCAGCTGGTGCAGTCGACGCTTGGTGAAGGGTCCACCTTTGCCGTCATGCTGCCGCTGCTGGCCGTCGACGGTACGCGACAGGTCGAGGATCTTCACGCCTGCGTCAGCGCGTCGCCCACGCTCACGGAAACAGGGGCGTATGCGGTTGCGCTGCAGGGGCGCATCCTGCTCGCCGAAGACGGTGAAGACAATCAATTGCTGATCTCGCACCATCTCCGCAAGGCCGGCGCCGTGGTGGTGGTGGCCGAGCACGGACAGCGGGCGCTCGACCTCATCCTCGAGGCCAATGCCGCCGGGTCCCCCTTCGGTTTGCTCGTCACCGACATGCAAATGCCGGAGATGGACGGCTACACGTTGGCGCGCACGCTCCGCGCGCAAAACAACAGCATCCCTATTGTTGCGCTCACGGCGCACGCCATGGCCGAGGATCGGCAGAAGTGTCTGGATGCGGGCTGCGACGACTACGCGACCAAGCCGATTGACCGTGGGGCCTTGATCGCCACCTGCGCGCGCTGGATGCAGATGACGGCAGACCATCCTGTCACCGCGGCAACGATCGACATCTTCCCGCCACCCACGCTCTACAGCGAGATGCGTGACGATCCCGACTTCACCGAGCTCGTCGACGCCTTCATCGCCGGATTACCAGCGAAGATCGCGCGCCTCGAACAGGCGTACCGCGACGGCGCGCTGCATGACCTCGCCAGGTTCGCGCACCAGCTGAAGGGGGCGGCGGGCGGCTACGGCTACCCGTCCATCAGCCTCGCGGCCCGCGACGTGGAAGCGCACTCGAAGGCTCGGGTGACAGCGGATGGGACCTTCGATCCCGGGGTCGATCTCGCCGAGGCCGTGTCGGTGCTGCTCGATCAGTGTCACTTGGCGGTACGCACCATGGAGCGGGTATCATGA
- a CDS encoding EAL domain-containing protein → MTSLETDRAVAKEREFIADARILVIDDDADIHALMVAMLRPLQATIVGAATAADGLAAARTTLPDLILLDHELPDATGLDVLHQLRSEPALAAIPVIVVTGSESRQVLTACFAAGAADYIRKPFFAAELRARVCSVIERQRMLAQLGRAAHIDTLTGLPNRALLHARLQAAIEHTALDPAYAFAVMFIDFDRFKIINDSLGHDIGDLLLSEIASRLRLNLRVNDCITRDTIGSTVARLGGDEFVIVLDDVASADLAAGVADRLLTVLEQPYFLKSHTVRSSASIGIVHSCEGYTQADDMLRDADIAMYEAKSRGKACHALFTTSMRDAVRHRLDIENSLRDAIARHELYVVYQPIISLEDRSIESVEALVRWRHPVHGMIAPSEFIPVAEETRLILPLSDQVLRESCRQFMVWQREAPDFAPSYISVNLSRVQLADPDLVPRTMAILRETGIAPNQVQLEVTESQLMQHRVMAGELLAAFKAEGIRLAMDDFGSGYSSLSCLQEYPFDVLKVDRALTENVSRGRGYSALLHAVITLAENLGLHVVAEGIETIEQLALLQALGCPAGQGYFLARPMEPAQLAGWWSTFVGEAFEAA, encoded by the coding sequence ATGACCAGCCTGGAAACGGATCGAGCTGTCGCAAAGGAGCGCGAGTTCATCGCCGATGCGAGGATCCTCGTCATCGATGACGACGCCGATATTCATGCGTTGATGGTCGCGATGCTCCGGCCGCTGCAAGCCACCATCGTCGGGGCGGCGACGGCGGCGGATGGCCTCGCGGCAGCGCGCACGACACTACCCGATCTGATCTTGCTCGACCACGAGCTGCCGGACGCCACCGGTCTCGACGTGTTGCACCAGCTCAGAAGCGAACCGGCGTTGGCGGCTATCCCGGTCATCGTGGTCACTGGGAGCGAGAGCCGACAGGTGCTCACGGCCTGCTTCGCAGCGGGAGCTGCCGACTATATCCGCAAGCCCTTCTTCGCCGCCGAGCTTCGTGCGCGCGTGTGCTCGGTGATTGAGCGCCAGCGTATGCTGGCGCAACTCGGCCGCGCCGCGCACATCGATACGCTCACGGGGCTGCCGAACCGTGCCCTGCTGCACGCCCGGCTGCAGGCCGCCATCGAACACACAGCGCTCGACCCGGCGTACGCATTCGCGGTGATGTTCATCGACTTCGATCGCTTCAAGATCATCAACGACAGTCTCGGGCACGATATCGGCGACCTGCTGCTTAGTGAAATTGCGTCGCGCCTGCGGCTGAACTTGCGGGTGAACGACTGCATCACGCGTGACACGATCGGATCGACCGTCGCACGGCTGGGCGGTGACGAATTCGTCATCGTGCTCGACGACGTAGCGTCAGCGGACCTGGCGGCCGGCGTGGCCGATCGCCTGCTCACCGTGCTTGAACAACCGTACTTCCTCAAGTCGCACACGGTACGGTCAAGCGCGAGCATCGGTATTGTGCACAGCTGCGAGGGCTACACGCAGGCCGATGACATGCTGCGGGACGCCGACATTGCCATGTATGAGGCGAAGAGCCGCGGCAAGGCGTGTCATGCGCTGTTCACGACGAGCATGCGCGACGCCGTGCGCCACCGTCTCGACATCGAGAACTCGCTGCGCGATGCGATCGCACGCCATGAGCTCTACGTGGTGTATCAGCCGATCATCTCCTTGGAAGACCGGTCGATCGAGAGCGTGGAGGCGCTGGTCCGCTGGCGTCATCCGGTGCACGGGATGATTGCCCCGTCCGAGTTTATCCCGGTTGCGGAAGAAACACGGCTGATTCTACCGCTGTCCGACCAAGTGCTGCGTGAGTCGTGCCGGCAATTCATGGTGTGGCAGCGCGAGGCGCCGGACTTTGCGCCGTCGTATATCAGTGTCAATCTCTCACGCGTGCAGTTGGCCGATCCGGACCTCGTGCCGCGGACCATGGCGATTCTCCGGGAAACGGGAATCGCCCCGAACCAAGTGCAGCTGGAAGTCACCGAGTCCCAGCTCATGCAGCATCGCGTCATGGCGGGCGAGTTGCTTGCGGCCTTCAAAGCCGAAGGGATTCGATTGGCGATGGATGACTTCGGGTCGGGCTACTCGTCGCTCTCTTGCCTGCAGGAGTATCCGTTCGACGTGCTCAAGGTTGATCGCGCGCTCACGGAGAATGTGAGCCGCGGTCGTGGCTACTCGGCGCTCTTGCACGCCGTGATCACACTGGCCGAAAATCTCGGTTTGCATGTCGTGGCCGAAGGGATCGAAACCATCGAGCAGCTGGCGTTGCTGCAGGCACTCGGCTGTCCGGCGGGGCAGGGCTACTTCCTCGCCCGACCCATGGAACCCGCGCAGCTTGCAGGATGGTGGTCAACATTCGTAGGCGAAGCATTCGAGGCCGCATGA